In the Pieris napi chromosome 19, ilPieNapi1.2, whole genome shotgun sequence genome, one interval contains:
- the LOC125059276 gene encoding UDP-glucosyltransferase 2-like isoform X2 has translation MANLILFFVVISAWNFTESARILGVFPTPSISHQVVFRPIMHALAKRGHDVVVITPDPAFPKGKAPPNLTEIDVHNESYIHIDKLLSVNRGRKNDFITQFTKILEGMPIIFESQLQVPEVQKVLKDETDSFDLVFIESCVRAALAISHVIKAPVIQISSLGISAPQYALAGAPIQPFVYPSPLQQRIYNLSLLEKLKELLSFQKIIRHIYATDHLDYNLAKKYFGDIPQFEELFTNTKMLFINEHPLWADNRPVPPNILYIGGVHEVPEKPLPNPLKTYLDSSKNGVIYISFGTNVRANMLCPEKIKVMVNVLSKLQYDVLWKWDNETLINKSENIVISKWFPQSDLLKHPKVKLFITQGGLQSTDEAINAAVPLLGVPLLADQWYNVEKYVRHRIGVQIDFETLTHEEFKNAIDSVINDSR, from the exons ATGGcgaatctaattttattttttgtagtgATATCAGCATGGAACTTTACAGAATCTGCAAGGATTTTAGGTGTTTTTCCAACACCTTCAATAAGCCATCAGGTTGTATTTCGTCCAATTATGCACGCTCTTGCAAAGCGGGGACATGACGTAGTAGTAATAACCCCAGACCCTGCTTTCCCGAAAGGTAAAGCTCCGCCAAATCTCACCGAAATTGACGTACACAATGAATCATATATTCATATAGACAAACTGCTCTCAGTGAACAGAGGAAGAAAGAATGATTTTATAACACAATTTACAAAAATCCTTGAAGGTATGCCAATTATATTTGAAAGTCAGTTACAAGTACCAGAAGTGCAAAAGGTACTAAAAGATGAAACGGACTCTTTTGATTTAGTGTTCATAGAATCTTGTGTAAGAGCGGCGTTAGCAATAAGTCACGTGATAAAAGCACCCGTCATTCAAATAAGCTCATTAGGAATTTCAGCACCGCAGTATGCTTTAGCTGGTGCTCCTATACAACCTTTTGTTTATCCATCACCACTTCAACAACGCATTTATAACTTATCATTACTTGAAAAACTTAAGGAACTTCTGTCGTTTCAAAAGATAATTAGACATATTTATGCGACTGATCATTTGGACTATAACTTggcgaaaaaatattttggagaTATTCCACAGTTTGAAGAGCTGTTTACGAACacgaaaatgttatttattaatgaacatCCTCTATGGGCTGACAATCGACCGGTGCCACCAAATATTCTGTACATTGGAGGAGTACATGAAGTACCGGAAAAACCTCTGCCTAAT cctctaaaaacatatttagatTCATCGAAGAATGGAGTCATTTATATAAGTTTTGGAACTAACGTGCGGGCAAATATGCTTTGTCCTGAAAAAATCAAGGTTATGGTAAATGTGTTATCGAAATTACAATACGACGTTCTCTGGAAATGGGATAATGAgactttaataaacaaatcgGAAAATATAGTAATATCCAAATGGTTTCCCCAGTCGGACCTTCTGA AACATCCTAAAGTGAAATTATTCATCACCCAAGGAGGTTTGCAATCAACCGATGAAGCCATAAATGCTGCCGTACCACTTCTAGGTGTGCCATTGTTAGCTGACCAATGGTACAATGTGGAAAAGTATGTTCGTCACAGAATAGGAGTCCAAATCGACTTTGAGACTCTCACGCATGAAGAATTCAAAAATGCCATAGATAGTGTTATAAATGATTCAAGGTAA
- the LOC125059437 gene encoding UDP-glucosyltransferase 2-like, with the protein MSKRVAVFALLISLAGIESARILAWFPTPSISHQIVFRPIIHELARRGHDIVFITPDPAKVNIPGLKLIDVHNVSYANWQELLIDNRVDKQQLLTQIKEFIERFTIVFDKQNEDPEVKRVVTEDRDKFDLVITEACVRVAYGLGHAFNKPVVIISSFGLVPAHYGIFGAPTHPFLYPSPGRQRLYNLTALEKINEIISFVVLDVIVRTTEDNDYKIMRKHLGEDVPSFDDLFKNIKLALVNEHPLWADNRPVGPNVKFIGGVHQTPPKELPKDLKQYLDASKNGAIYLSFGTNVKTSIIPPEVIETIIKVLSKLPYNILWKWDMDELPGKPKNIKISKWFPQADILRHPNVKLFITQGGLQSTDEAITAGVPVLGMPVIGDQWYNVEKYVHHKIGLQLDLFTLKEEPFRNAIETIIGDQSFKKNILKLRDVMRDTPLKPLDNAVWWIEHVIKHGGDHLQPPSAGMSWTEYYELNLLSVVAAILIITIIVLLIILKIVFSFVRSLFVSKVKLKKK; encoded by the exons ATGTCGAAACGAGTGGCTGTGTTTGCTTTACTAATATCCCTCGCGGGGATAGAATCCGCGAGGATATTAGCATGGTTTCCAACTCCATCTATAAGCCACCAAATAGTTTTTCGTCCCATCATCCACGAACTTGCAAGACGAGGCCATGATATTGTGTTCATAACGCCTGATCCTGCTAAGGTTAATATTCCAGGCTTGAAGCTAATTGACGTACACAATGTCTCCTATGCAAATTGGCAAGAATTACTCATAGATAATAGAGTGGATAAACAACAATTATTGACTCAAATCAAGGAATTTATTGAAAGATTTACAATAGTGTttgataaacaaaatgaaGATCCAGAAGTGAAAAGGGTTGTGACGGAAGACCGGGATAAATTTGATCTAGTAATTACGGAAGCATGTGTGCGTGTAGCATATGGTCTAGGCCATGCATTTAATAAACCAGTAGTTATAATAAGCTCTTTCGGTCTAGTACCAGCACACTATGGCATTTTTGGTGCACCGACTCATCCATTTCTCTATCCGTCACCCGGTCGTCAAAGATTGTACAATTTGACAGCTCTTGAGAagattaatgaaataataagttttgtgGTGTTAGATGTTATAGTTAGAACGACTGAAGataatgattataaaataatgagaAAACATCTTGGTGAAGATGTACCTAGCTTTGATGAtctttttaagaatattaaactAGCTTTGGTTAATGAACATCCACTTTGGGCAGACAATCGGCCGGTTGGCCCTAATGTTAAATTCATCGGTGGAGTCCACCAAACACCGCCAAAAGAACTTCCAaag GATCTCAAACAATACCTGGATGCTTCCAAAAACGGTGcgatatatttaagttttggaacaaatgtaaaaacttCGATTATACCTCCAGAAGTAATTGAAACAATTATAAAGGTTTTATCTAAATTACCTTATAACATTTTATGGAAATGGGACATGGATGAATTACCAGGAAAACCGAAGAATATCAAAATTTCTAAGTGGTTCCCTCAAGCAGATATTTTAA GACATCCCAACGTAAAACTGTTCATAACACAAGGAGGTCTACAATCCACTGACGAGGCAATAACGGCTGGAGTACCTGTCTTGGGTATGCCAGTCATTGGTGACCAATGGTACAATGTAGAAAAGTATGTGCATCACAAAATTGGCTTACAACTTGATTTATTCACTTTGAAAGAAGAGCCTTTTAGAAATGCGATTGAAACTATAATTGGAGATCAAAG tttcaagaagaatattttaaagttaagagATGTTATGCGAGATACCCCACTAAAACCTTTGGACAATGCTGTGTGGTGGATCGAACATGTGATAAAACATGGAGGGGACCATTTACAGCCTCCATCTGCTGGAATGTCCTGGACAGAATACTATGAACTAAACTTACTTAGTGTAGTTGCAGCAATtctaattattactataattgtattgttaattattcttaaaattgtttttagttttgtaagaTCTTTATTTGTGTCGAAGGTTAAACTAAAGAAAAAGTAA
- the LOC125059276 gene encoding UDP-glucosyltransferase 2-like isoform X1 encodes MANLILFFVVISAWNFTESARILGVFPTPSISHQVVFRPIMHALAKRGHDVVVITPDPAFPKGKAPPNLTEIDVHNESYIHIDKLLSVNRGRKNDFITQFTKILEGMPIIFESQLQVPEVQKVLKDETDSFDLVFIESCVRAALAISHVIKAPVIQISSLGISAPQYALAGAPIQPFVYPSPLQQRIYNLSLLEKLKELLSFQKIIRHIYATDHLDYNLAKKYFGDIPQFEELFTNTKMLFINEHPLWADNRPVPPNILYIGGVHEVPEKPLPNPLKTYLDSSKNGVIYISFGTNVRANMLCPEKIKVMVNVLSKLQYDVLWKWDNETLINKSENIVISKWFPQSDLLKHPKVKLFITQGGLQSTDEAINAAVPLLGVPLLADQWYNVEKYVRHRIGVQIDFETLTHEEFKNAIDSVINDSSYKENIIRLRSIMRDQPMKPLDQAIYWTEHILKHGGDHLQPPNFGVYGIFEYYEIPLVLTISFCLFIVVYLFVWILVILLRVLRKLIFGKVKTN; translated from the exons ATGGcgaatctaattttattttttgtagtgATATCAGCATGGAACTTTACAGAATCTGCAAGGATTTTAGGTGTTTTTCCAACACCTTCAATAAGCCATCAGGTTGTATTTCGTCCAATTATGCACGCTCTTGCAAAGCGGGGACATGACGTAGTAGTAATAACCCCAGACCCTGCTTTCCCGAAAGGTAAAGCTCCGCCAAATCTCACCGAAATTGACGTACACAATGAATCATATATTCATATAGACAAACTGCTCTCAGTGAACAGAGGAAGAAAGAATGATTTTATAACACAATTTACAAAAATCCTTGAAGGTATGCCAATTATATTTGAAAGTCAGTTACAAGTACCAGAAGTGCAAAAGGTACTAAAAGATGAAACGGACTCTTTTGATTTAGTGTTCATAGAATCTTGTGTAAGAGCGGCGTTAGCAATAAGTCACGTGATAAAAGCACCCGTCATTCAAATAAGCTCATTAGGAATTTCAGCACCGCAGTATGCTTTAGCTGGTGCTCCTATACAACCTTTTGTTTATCCATCACCACTTCAACAACGCATTTATAACTTATCATTACTTGAAAAACTTAAGGAACTTCTGTCGTTTCAAAAGATAATTAGACATATTTATGCGACTGATCATTTGGACTATAACTTggcgaaaaaatattttggagaTATTCCACAGTTTGAAGAGCTGTTTACGAACacgaaaatgttatttattaatgaacatCCTCTATGGGCTGACAATCGACCGGTGCCACCAAATATTCTGTACATTGGAGGAGTACATGAAGTACCGGAAAAACCTCTGCCTAAT cctctaaaaacatatttagatTCATCGAAGAATGGAGTCATTTATATAAGTTTTGGAACTAACGTGCGGGCAAATATGCTTTGTCCTGAAAAAATCAAGGTTATGGTAAATGTGTTATCGAAATTACAATACGACGTTCTCTGGAAATGGGATAATGAgactttaataaacaaatcgGAAAATATAGTAATATCCAAATGGTTTCCCCAGTCGGACCTTCTGA AACATCCTAAAGTGAAATTATTCATCACCCAAGGAGGTTTGCAATCAACCGATGAAGCCATAAATGCTGCCGTACCACTTCTAGGTGTGCCATTGTTAGCTGACCAATGGTACAATGTGGAAAAGTATGTTCGTCACAGAATAGGAGTCCAAATCGACTTTGAGACTCTCACGCATGAAGAATTCAAAAATGCCATAGATAGTGTTATAAATGATTCAAG TTACAAGGAAAATATAATTCGCCTTCGTTCAATTATGCGTGATCAACCCATGAAACCGTTGGATCAAGCTATTTACTGGACAGAGCACATTTTGAAACACGGCGGTGACCATCTTCAACCACCCAACTTTGGTGTCTATGGAATTTTTGAATATTACGAAATTCCATTAGTTTTAACTATTtccttttgtttatttattgttgtatatttatttgtttggaTTTTAGTTATCTTATTGAGGGTTTTAAGAAAACTAATATTCGGTAAAGTAAAGACGAATtag